CGACAATGCCATAGATGTAATTGATGATCTGGCGCCACAGGGGTTCATCCAACCCGTATTTGGCGTTCAGATTGGCGATCACCTGTGGGGGCAATGCGCGTTCCTGCGTGAATGGCCCGCCCGGGGCCAGATGCATCAGGACGAAGGAAAAGACGATCAGCAGCAACAGCGTCGGTATCGCCACCGCCAGTCGTCGCATGACATATGCGAACATCGCGTGCAGCCTCCCTGCGAAGGAAAGGTCGGAATTGAGAAAAGCAGCCGGAAGGGGATCACCCCTTCCGGCATCCTGGGTTCTTTAACTGTCGTCAGTCTGCCAGACGATACAGATCTTTTGCATACCACGTATTCAGGACGTTCTCGGTGGGAAGTCCCTTGATATGGGGGTTGATCATGTCGACCTTGGCATAGTGGTAGACAAAGGCCGCCGGAACTTCCTCGGCCAGGATTTCCTCGGCGCGCGTGTAAAGCGGGGTCGTGTCATCCGCCGTCTTGGAATCGGCCATCAGCTTGTCATATTCGGCGTTCGACCATTTGCCGCTGTTATAGCCATCGGTGCGGAACCAGTCGAGGAAGGTCGATGCCTCGTTGTAATCGCCGCACCAGGCATAGCGCGCGATGTCGAAATCCTGATTCTGCATGCGGTCGGTATGCACCTTCCATTCGACATTGTTCAGCGTGACATTGACGCCAAGCGGTTTCCAGAACTGCTGCGCGGCAATGGCCAGCTTCTTGTGGCTTTCATCGGTGTTGTATTGCAGCGTCACCTCGACCGGATTGTCCGGCCCGTATCCGGCCTCGGTCAGCAGTTCCTTGGCGCGGGCAGTCTTTTCCTCCTGACTCAGCGTGGCCAGTTCGGTTTCGGGTTGCTCGAAGCCTTCGATGGCCCAATGGGTCCAGGTGGTGGCGGGCTTCTGGCCGCCCTGCAGCACGTTGTTGACGATGATGTCGCGGTTCAGCGCCAGTGACAGCGCCTTGCGCACGCGGACATCCTTCAGCGCCTCGGGGCCCTTGTCTGAAAGATTGTAGACATAGGCATATGAGCAGGCATAGGGGATCGACACGGCCTCGTCGGGATATTCCTCTTTGAGGCGCGGATATTGTCCGGCAGGGATCTGCACGCGGTCCAGCTCTCCTGCCTGATAGCGGGTCAGGGCGACATTGTTGTCATTGACGGTGACGCCTCTGACGGTTTCCATCAGCACATTGTCGGCATCCCAGTATCCGGGGTTCTTCGTCAGCGTGATGTCGACGCCCAGATTGTGGCTGGCCAGCGTGAAGGCACCATTGCCCACCAGCTTGCCCGGCTGGGTCCATGCGTCCCCCTCGGCCTCGATGACCTGTTGCGGCACGGGAAAGGTCGTCGGATGCGACAGCGTCTTGACGAAATAGGGCGTCGGCGTGGTCAGCGTGACTTCCAGTGTCCTGTCGTCGATCGCCTTGATGCCCAGTTCTTCGGGCGCAAGCTCGCCCTTGACGATTTCGGTGGCGTTCACCACGTTCATCAACTCGATGAACCATGCGTATTCCGAGGCGGTTTCGGGGTTCACGACGCGGCGCCAGGCATAGACGAAATCGCCGGCGGTCACGGGATCGCCATTGGACCATTTGGCGTCGCGCAGGTGAAAGGTATAGGTCAGCTTGTCGTCGCTGATGTCATAGCTTTCGGCGACTCCGGGGATCATAGCACCCCTGGCGTCCTCGTTCATCAGCCCCTCGAACAGTGAGCGCAGCACGTCCGAGCCCTCGACATCGGTGTTCTTGGCCGGGTCCAGCGATTTGATCGCGTCCAGCAGCCAGAAGGTATAGGTCTGGTTCTCGGCCAGCGTTTCGCCTTCTGCGGGCTGCACGGCATAGGCCGGCAGGGCAAGCGCCGCGACCAATGCCGTCGTTGCGAACAGCTTTGTCATGAAAACCTCCTCGGGGTTGTGGGATGTAGCCGGTCCTTTTCCGGAATGCACAAAGATTAATCAAACAGTTGGGATGGTAAAGCCGATTTGCGGCTTCCATCCGCGCGAGCGCTGTGGAACAGATATGGCCCATGACGGAATCTGGACGGATCATACTTGTGACCGGGGGCGCACGGTCGGGAAAATCGGCCTTGGCCGAGCGGCTTGTGGCGCGCTATTCCCGGCCTTGGACCTATATCGCCACCGCCGAGCCGCGCGATGATGAGATGCGTGAAAGAATCCATGCACATCAATATCGTAGGGGCGATTCCTGGTCGTGTATCGAAGAGCCGACGGACCTGTGCCGGGCGTTGCGGGGATCGGATGGCAAAGGGGTGCGGCTGGTCGATTGCCTGACCCTCTGGCTGGCGAATTGCCAAGGTGCAGCGGATATCCGCGAATTGGTCACGACGTTGCGTCAGCAGTCCTGTCCCGTTGTCCTTGTCACCAATGAGCTGGGGCAGGGGATCGTGCCTGACAATGCCATGGCGCGGGCCTTTCGCGACCAGCATGGCTGGATGAATCAGGCGGTGGCCGAAATAGCGCATGAGGTGTGGATGGCGGTCAGCGGCCAGCCTCTTCGGCTGAAGCCCATGCGGGAGAATATCGATGAAGAAATTTGATCAAGCCAGCGCGCAGGCAGCCCGTGCAAGGCAGGACAGCCTGACCAAACCTCGGGGGGCGCTGGG
This is a stretch of genomic DNA from Paracoccus seriniphilus. It encodes these proteins:
- a CDS encoding peptide ABC transporter substrate-binding protein; protein product: MTKLFATTALVAALALPAYAVQPAEGETLAENQTYTFWLLDAIKSLDPAKNTDVEGSDVLRSLFEGLMNEDARGAMIPGVAESYDISDDKLTYTFHLRDAKWSNGDPVTAGDFVYAWRRVVNPETASEYAWFIELMNVVNATEIVKGELAPEELGIKAIDDRTLEVTLTTPTPYFVKTLSHPTTFPVPQQVIEAEGDAWTQPGKLVGNGAFTLASHNLGVDITLTKNPGYWDADNVLMETVRGVTVNDNNVALTRYQAGELDRVQIPAGQYPRLKEEYPDEAVSIPYACSYAYVYNLSDKGPEALKDVRVRKALSLALNRDIIVNNVLQGGQKPATTWTHWAIEGFEQPETELATLSQEEKTARAKELLTEAGYGPDNPVEVTLQYNTDESHKKLAIAAQQFWKPLGVNVTLNNVEWKVHTDRMQNQDFDIARYAWCGDYNEASTFLDWFRTDGYNSGKWSNAEYDKLMADSKTADDTTPLYTRAEEILAEEVPAAFVYHYAKVDMINPHIKGLPTENVLNTWYAKDLYRLAD
- the cobU gene encoding bifunctional adenosylcobinamide kinase/adenosylcobinamide-phosphate guanylyltransferase, which gives rise to MTESGRIILVTGGARSGKSALAERLVARYSRPWTYIATAEPRDDEMRERIHAHQYRRGDSWSCIEEPTDLCRALRGSDGKGVRLVDCLTLWLANCQGAADIRELVTTLRQQSCPVVLVTNELGQGIVPDNAMARAFRDQHGWMNQAVAEIAHEVWMAVSGQPLRLKPMRENIDEEI